The following proteins are co-located in the Roseiconus lacunae genome:
- a CDS encoding acylphosphatase has translation MTGHRVIARYRGRVQGVGFRATVLHHGSGLDVHGFVRNEPDGSVLLDVDGSKAHLNELLNRIESRPAGSIDDCDVTWQPSLGRDHGFSIG, from the coding sequence ATGACCGGACATCGCGTAATTGCTCGATATCGTGGTCGAGTCCAAGGCGTCGGCTTTCGCGCCACCGTGTTGCATCACGGTTCCGGTTTGGACGTCCACGGGTTTGTGCGAAATGAACCAGACGGAAGTGTTCTCCTGGATGTCGATGGCAGTAAGGCTCACTTGAACGAGCTCCTCAATCGGATCGAATCTCGCCCGGCGGGCTCGATCGATGATTGTGACGTCACATGGCAGCCATCGCTCGGCCGCGATCACGGTTTCTCGATCGGCTGA
- a CDS encoding SpoIIE family protein phosphatase: protein MAFLSTSPGNNALGGADIAAGAISGGPERFKLSDGETSIGRHPDCHIVVDAGPVSRFHAKVIGEGQAFTVHDLGSRNGTYVNGQRLTTPHVLREGDRIRISDIEFVFHGNSVPQFASGHSSEVTFSGSHFGIVMTDEEPESSRSIAPRVKYEKSADGLKMRATAEAKLEALLKINRNLGSALAVDDVLPKILDSLFAIFPSADRGFIVMQTDDDQLQTRWVKTRQRSDETQTVRISRTIIRRVISTGESILSFDAMEDSRFDSSESIADFSIKSMICAPLGDADGRKFGAIQIDSTQGRGQFVEEDIDLLSGVATQAGIVITNAQMHEQALKQQEVEQDLRLATDVQKAFLPQTPPKTIGWEFDSFYRAANHIGGDYYDYIPLPDGRVAVVVADVVGHGVAAAMFMAKLSAETRFCLASESNVSKAIECLNDRMSELEVESFVTFLMVVIDPNEASVTIVNAGHMPPIVRRQVDGEIVEPGKEQSGLPIAIMGGMEYEAVSVPIEPGDFLLLYTDGINEAMDAKDQEFGIEAIRALISKAGETTSIKDRIVEAVLRHIGDAPPFDDMCLVAIRRTERPHEGDARSVSTVDTIGEDDLKTSGR, encoded by the coding sequence ATGGCGTTTTTATCAACAAGTCCCGGTAACAACGCTCTCGGGGGCGCCGACATCGCCGCAGGCGCGATCTCTGGCGGTCCCGAGCGATTCAAATTGTCTGACGGTGAAACGTCGATCGGTCGGCATCCCGATTGCCACATTGTGGTCGATGCCGGGCCGGTCAGCCGGTTTCATGCCAAGGTGATCGGTGAAGGTCAGGCTTTCACCGTTCACGATCTAGGCAGTCGCAACGGGACTTACGTCAACGGTCAGCGACTGACTACGCCTCACGTGCTTCGTGAAGGCGATCGAATTCGGATCAGTGATATCGAATTCGTCTTTCATGGGAACTCGGTCCCACAATTCGCGTCGGGGCATTCAAGTGAGGTGACGTTCTCGGGGTCCCATTTTGGGATCGTGATGACCGACGAAGAGCCCGAGTCGTCACGTTCGATCGCACCGCGAGTGAAGTATGAAAAGTCCGCCGATGGGCTGAAGATGCGGGCCACCGCCGAAGCCAAGCTTGAGGCGTTGCTGAAGATCAACCGTAACCTGGGCAGTGCCTTGGCGGTCGATGATGTTTTACCAAAAATTCTCGACAGCTTGTTTGCCATCTTCCCGTCGGCAGATCGCGGCTTCATCGTCATGCAGACCGATGACGATCAATTGCAAACGCGTTGGGTCAAGACTCGACAGCGAAGCGATGAAACGCAAACGGTGCGAATCAGTCGCACAATCATTCGCCGTGTGATTTCAACCGGCGAATCAATTCTGTCCTTCGACGCGATGGAAGATAGCCGTTTCGATAGTAGTGAATCGATCGCTGACTTCTCGATCAAGAGCATGATTTGTGCGCCTTTGGGTGATGCAGATGGTCGAAAGTTCGGCGCGATCCAGATCGATTCTACCCAGGGCCGCGGCCAGTTTGTCGAAGAAGACATCGACCTGCTCAGTGGCGTTGCGACCCAGGCTGGAATCGTGATCACGAACGCCCAAATGCATGAGCAGGCGCTCAAGCAGCAAGAGGTCGAACAAGACTTGCGTTTGGCCACCGATGTCCAAAAAGCGTTCTTACCCCAAACACCGCCCAAAACGATCGGCTGGGAGTTCGATAGTTTTTATCGGGCGGCAAATCATATCGGCGGTGATTACTACGACTACATCCCATTGCCCGATGGACGCGTCGCCGTTGTCGTTGCCGATGTGGTCGGACACGGTGTCGCCGCGGCGATGTTCATGGCCAAGTTGTCCGCCGAAACTCGGTTCTGTTTGGCAAGTGAGTCAAACGTTTCCAAAGCGATCGAATGCTTAAACGATCGTATGAGCGAGTTGGAGGTCGAAAGTTTTGTGACTTTCTTGATGGTTGTCATCGATCCGAATGAAGCGTCGGTCACGATCGTAAACGCAGGACATATGCCTCCGATCGTTCGTCGCCAAGTTGACGGGGAGATCGTTGAGCCTGGCAAAGAACAATCGGGCTTGCCGATCGCAATCATGGGCGGGATGGAATACGAAGCGGTTTCGGTTCCGATCGAGCCAGGCGACTTTTTGTTGCTCTACACCGACGGGATCAACGAGGCGATGGATGCCAAGGACCAAGAGTTCGGCATCGAAGCGATCCGGGCACTGATTTCCAAAGCCGGAGAAACGACTTCGATCAAAGACCGGATCGTTGAGGCGGTGCTCCGGCATATCGGTGACGCGCCGCCGTTTGACGACATGTGTTTGGTGGCCATTCGCCGCACCGAACGGCCTCATGAAGGCGATGCAAGATCGGTTTCTACCGTTGATACGATTGGTGAAGACGACTTGAAAACGAGTGGCAGATGA
- the tig gene encoding trigger factor: protein MSTSIDSPETAESPTLQLDVKVNTIQACVREVIVTVPSAEVQRYLKEAYDELVPEAQVPGFRSGRAPRRLVEKQFKDRVVEQVKGKLLMDSLTQVTDNEEFSAISEPDFDYSSIPDPGEGDFAFQFTIEVRPDFDTPEWKGLELKKSVQKIDDDAVTSALDRVLRDRASWEATEEPAELGDRLVVNISFTEGGKTISKLEEELVTLSNKLSFTDGLCNEFGKDVAGKKEGEKVTTSVELPSAAEDEEKREIVAEVTIVEVQKLESVEITDELLEELGDFETEGELREFIKESLERQSEYHTQQQIRSDVANLLSDAVNFELPEDLVRRQTRREIQRRILELQRSGFDPTQVQGIANALQQNARASTESALREHFVLEQIAEEQNIDATPEDFDAEVMLISQQNGTNPRKTRSRLEKSGQMDALRNQIVERKVIDLIVENANVTEEEMTDQNDSVNESYPVDFSITGRRDDDSIPEAKYEDNSAPEANAEKDKD from the coding sequence ATGTCCACGTCCATCGATTCACCCGAAACGGCCGAAAGCCCCACGTTGCAGTTGGATGTCAAAGTCAACACGATTCAGGCTTGCGTTCGAGAAGTAATTGTCACCGTTCCATCGGCGGAAGTACAGCGATACCTCAAAGAAGCTTATGACGAGCTGGTTCCTGAGGCTCAGGTCCCCGGTTTTCGCAGCGGACGTGCCCCGCGGCGATTGGTTGAAAAACAGTTCAAGGACCGAGTGGTTGAACAGGTGAAAGGCAAGCTGTTGATGGACAGCTTGACTCAGGTGACTGACAACGAAGAGTTTTCGGCGATCAGTGAGCCGGACTTCGATTACAGCTCGATCCCTGATCCGGGCGAAGGCGACTTCGCGTTTCAGTTCACGATCGAAGTGCGCCCCGATTTTGACACGCCTGAGTGGAAAGGATTGGAGCTAAAGAAGTCGGTTCAGAAGATCGATGATGATGCCGTCACTTCCGCACTCGATCGCGTCTTGCGGGACCGGGCTTCATGGGAAGCGACCGAAGAGCCGGCCGAGCTGGGCGATCGCTTGGTCGTCAACATCAGCTTCACCGAAGGCGGCAAGACGATCAGCAAGCTGGAAGAAGAACTGGTCACGTTGTCGAACAAGTTGTCGTTCACCGACGGTTTGTGCAACGAATTCGGAAAAGATGTTGCCGGTAAGAAGGAAGGCGAAAAAGTAACGACGTCTGTCGAGCTGCCGAGTGCCGCCGAAGATGAAGAGAAGCGAGAGATTGTCGCTGAAGTGACGATCGTCGAAGTGCAGAAACTCGAAAGTGTCGAAATCACCGACGAGTTGCTCGAAGAACTCGGCGATTTTGAAACCGAAGGTGAGCTGCGCGAATTCATCAAAGAGTCCTTGGAGCGTCAATCCGAGTACCATACGCAGCAGCAGATCCGTAGTGATGTCGCAAATCTGCTCAGCGATGCCGTTAACTTCGAGCTACCCGAAGATCTCGTTCGTCGTCAGACCCGTCGCGAAATCCAGCGTCGCATCTTGGAGTTGCAGCGAAGTGGTTTCGATCCGACGCAGGTGCAAGGCATTGCGAACGCGTTGCAGCAGAACGCGCGTGCGTCGACCGAGTCAGCGTTGCGTGAGCACTTTGTTCTCGAGCAGATTGCCGAAGAGCAAAACATCGATGCGACTCCCGAGGATTTCGACGCAGAGGTCATGTTGATCAGTCAACAAAACGGTACGAACCCACGGAAGACGCGTAGCCGGCTGGAAAAAAGCGGCCAGATGGATGCACTGCGAAATCAAATCGTTGAACGAAAGGTCATCGATTTGATCGTCGAGAATGCCAACGTCACCGAGGAAGAAATGACCGATCAAAATGATTCGGTCAACGAAAGCTATCCGGTAGATTTCAGCATCACGGGTCGCCGTGATGACGATTCGATCCCTGAAGCGAAGTACGAAGATAACTCGGCACCGGAAGCCAACGCCGAGAAGGACAAGGACTAA
- the rpsJ gene encoding 30S ribosomal protein S10: MSAGANEVIRIRMEAYDHSVLDQSAQEIVDTVKRTHSEVHGPIPLPTRVERYTVLSSPFVNKKARQQYEIRTHKRLIDIVQATAKTIEALNKLSLPAGVDIKIKASAR; this comes from the coding sequence GTGTCAGCCGGAGCAAACGAGGTCATCCGCATTCGTATGGAAGCATACGACCACTCCGTGCTGGACCAAAGTGCCCAGGAGATCGTGGACACCGTTAAGCGGACTCACAGCGAAGTGCACGGCCCTATCCCGTTGCCAACTCGCGTTGAGCGATACACGGTCCTTTCCAGTCCGTTTGTGAACAAGAAGGCTCGTCAACAATACGAGATCCGGACCCACAAGCGGCTAATTGACATTGTCCAAGCCACGGCAAAGACAATCGAAGCCCTGAACAAGCTGAGCCTCCCCGCAGGGGTGGACATCAAGATCAAGGCATCGGCCCGCTAG